The Streptococcus viridans genome includes a window with the following:
- a CDS encoding MFS transporter, giving the protein MSEKEKESHKLGLRVGSNFQDTQELRKVLEQSISREEEVLTASQPVESEQDLEESQVDGEGAETEASTETLSRLSRSGHHRKEKVEARPKDQEDIEETLEDQEEKSLGRYAIKRPVPLSLPIAFSVLLGMVHVALPFINLLATNQQTQDLYAGWAISQGQVPYGHFFGVNGLLYYGLSGLGSLVGGQVLLVVFQILAYFFAGTSLYRMVRSLVASEKIAGQVQLLFYLLAGVLGFGGNYAVFYALPFLFSSMNFILAYLEDEKTDESFVAYGAGACLAFMIVPWLSVIFYLLAFLGLTAYHVKQKKLAHGFYQFLAALLGFSLLFYPLGYITVWNGSFGYAIHQTLYSLRSLQFDAGHLFANLVYYCLLLLTLGFASAFVMSFRKVSTSGQRVIRFMSWFGLLLVVAVVVGTPEQGAYQFLSLLPFGLPLLALWFAGDESTYQRRKMKNNSIWDLYFSSQAFLPILAMAYLVGYPVVNQLVLQNNRTSDRSAIAQYIKSHSDSKDTIYAWDQTAHLYQESGRLAASALLTPTAYMGPRENRTNLINQIKQAKPKFIVVNKDLDVTSAMQKVLTKNYEKVNQKGSQYTLYQCK; this is encoded by the coding sequence ATGAGTGAAAAAGAAAAAGAATCGCATAAACTTGGCTTACGTGTCGGGTCCAATTTTCAAGATACTCAAGAGCTACGAAAAGTATTGGAACAATCAATTAGCCGGGAAGAAGAAGTTTTGACTGCTAGTCAACCGGTGGAATCAGAGCAGGACCTGGAAGAGAGCCAAGTTGATGGAGAAGGGGCCGAAACGGAAGCTTCGACCGAAACTCTAAGTCGCTTATCACGATCTGGTCATCATCGCAAAGAGAAGGTTGAAGCGAGGCCGAAAGACCAAGAGGATATAGAAGAGACATTAGAAGATCAAGAAGAAAAGTCATTGGGGCGCTATGCTATTAAGCGTCCGGTTCCCTTGTCACTACCAATTGCTTTTAGCGTCCTACTCGGGATGGTCCATGTAGCCCTTCCTTTTATCAACTTACTTGCGACCAATCAACAAACTCAGGACTTATATGCTGGTTGGGCAATTTCTCAAGGTCAAGTTCCCTATGGTCATTTCTTTGGGGTCAATGGTTTGCTCTACTATGGTCTCAGTGGCTTAGGAAGTTTGGTAGGAGGTCAGGTTCTCCTGGTGGTCTTCCAGATTTTGGCCTACTTTTTTGCTGGGACGAGCCTATATCGGATGGTCAGAAGCCTGGTTGCAAGTGAAAAAATTGCAGGACAAGTTCAGCTACTCTTCTACCTTCTTGCTGGGGTGCTTGGATTTGGTGGGAACTATGCTGTCTTTTATGCCCTTCCCTTCCTCTTTAGCTCTATGAATTTCATTCTTGCTTATCTAGAGGATGAGAAAACAGACGAATCCTTTGTCGCCTACGGTGCAGGAGCCTGTTTGGCCTTTATGATTGTGCCATGGCTGAGTGTGATTTTTTATCTGCTAGCTTTTCTGGGATTGACAGCTTATCATGTGAAGCAAAAGAAATTAGCCCATGGCTTCTATCAATTCCTTGCTGCCCTCTTGGGATTCTCGCTTCTCTTTTATCCTTTAGGATACATCACCGTGTGGAACGGCTCTTTTGGATATGCAATCCATCAGACCTTGTATAGTCTCCGCTCCCTCCAGTTTGATGCCGGCCATCTCTTTGCCAACCTAGTTTATTACTGTTTATTGCTGTTGACGCTTGGTTTCGCTTCAGCTTTCGTCATGTCCTTCCGAAAAGTATCGACAAGTGGTCAACGTGTGATTCGGTTTATGAGTTGGTTCGGTCTTCTGCTAGTTGTTGCAGTTGTGGTTGGGACACCAGAGCAAGGGGCCTATCAGTTCCTTAGCCTGTTACCTTTTGGCCTTCCCTTGTTAGCTCTTTGGTTTGCTGGGGATGAGTCGACTTATCAGCGCCGAAAGATGAAGAACAATTCAATCTGGGACCTTTATTTCTCCAGTCAAGCCTTCCTACCGATTTTGGCAATGGCTTATTTAGTAGGCTATCCAGTTGTGAATCAATTGGTTCTCCAAAACAATCGAACTAGTGACCGAAGTGCAATTGCTCAGTATATCAAGAGTCATAGCGATTCCAAAGATACTATCTATGCTTGGGATCAGACAGCTCATCTCTATCAAGAAAGTGGCCGCTTAGCAGCTTCAGCCCTCCTAACTCCGACTGCCTATATGGGGCCGAGGGAAAATCGAACCAATCTGATCAATCAGATTAAGCAAGCCAAGCCGAAGTTTATTGTGGTCAATAAGGACCTAGATGTAACGTCTGCTATGCAAAAAGTTTTAACCAAAAATTATGAAAAAGTGAACCAGAAGGGTTCGCAGTACACCTTGTACCAATGTAAATAG
- a CDS encoding LPXTG cell wall anchor domain-containing protein, whose protein sequence is MDKKKFWIFPFVLCLLATLFTLGLNRSSAETSTVSVTGKFADTITSVNVTNNEGGDLTWELEQWATFRINATYDLAGKNVKAGDTTVVTVPDALMITSDNFEIRDVNTNEIIAHATVDAAKKSISLTYTDYVEKHSDTNGSFFFYARIDFQKHPEKGEIPIEITINNELKVGGKVTFKGVGDGNPKVLTKTSWVNSDNHKKVSYTISVNRTRENINSVTIEDHMKFSNASYVPGSIKVLKGTFAFVSGEWQFSNRTDVTDQHKVTISEDGQSFVVDLGDITENDQYRIAYDVELNYEPVDGELLKNDAILKGKNTVVKEVTNAAAVQIAGGSGVGYVFTINIHKVDDANQPLQGAKFKVVRQANNQVIGEYVTDENGNITVSALLKDKYILTETEAPAGYSIKSADTEVNAEDFGADHSVTKTIVNPKEETTTTTTTTTTTTTTTTTTTEEPTTTSTTTGETTTTTTTTEEPTTSSTTTTTKEDSTTTTTTGETTTTTTTSEEPTTKVTTTPTPTPSSSTTEGTGDGKGKGRKKVLPSTGEVAATGFIVLGAVVLSGAILLKRKLSNQ, encoded by the coding sequence ATGGATAAAAAGAAATTTTGGATTTTCCCATTTGTTCTTTGTTTACTAGCCACCCTATTCACTTTAGGTTTGAATAGATCATCTGCTGAAACATCGACTGTTTCGGTAACAGGAAAATTTGCGGACACGATTACCAGTGTCAACGTCACCAATAACGAAGGTGGAGATCTCACTTGGGAGTTGGAGCAATGGGCTACTTTCCGAATTAATGCCACCTACGATTTAGCTGGAAAAAATGTCAAGGCAGGGGATACTACGGTCGTGACTGTTCCAGATGCTTTAATGATTACTTCGGATAACTTCGAGATTCGAGATGTGAATACCAACGAGATCATCGCTCACGCAACCGTAGATGCTGCAAAAAAATCGATTTCCCTCACCTATACAGACTATGTTGAAAAACACTCTGACACTAACGGTTCCTTCTTCTTCTATGCACGGATTGATTTCCAAAAGCACCCTGAAAAAGGAGAAATCCCAATTGAAATCACCATTAACAATGAGCTTAAGGTCGGCGGAAAAGTAACCTTCAAGGGAGTTGGAGACGGGAATCCCAAAGTTTTGACAAAGACGAGCTGGGTGAATTCAGACAATCACAAGAAGGTATCCTATACCATTTCTGTCAACCGGACCAGAGAAAATATCAATAGCGTGACCATTGAAGATCACATGAAATTTTCCAACGCTTCTTATGTGCCTGGTAGCATCAAGGTGCTGAAAGGTACCTTTGCCTTTGTATCAGGTGAATGGCAATTTAGCAACCGAACAGATGTCACTGACCAACACAAGGTGACCATTAGTGAAGACGGCCAATCCTTTGTAGTTGACTTAGGCGATATCACTGAAAACGACCAGTATCGTATTGCTTACGACGTTGAGCTCAACTACGAGCCTGTAGATGGTGAACTCCTAAAAAATGATGCTATCTTAAAAGGTAAAAATACAGTGGTGAAAGAAGTAACCAATGCTGCAGCTGTGCAAATCGCGGGTGGCTCTGGTGTCGGTTATGTATTTACCATCAATATCCACAAAGTAGACGATGCCAACCAACCCCTTCAAGGTGCGAAATTCAAGGTCGTACGTCAGGCGAACAACCAAGTCATCGGTGAGTATGTAACCGACGAAAACGGGAACATTACTGTCAGCGCTTTGTTAAAAGATAAGTATATCTTAACTGAAACAGAAGCACCTGCAGGCTACAGCATTAAATCTGCAGATACAGAAGTCAATGCTGAAGATTTCGGAGCCGATCACTCAGTAACCAAGACGATCGTCAATCCGAAGGAAGAAACAACCACGACTACAACGACTACAACGACTACAACCACCACAACGACTACGACGACTGAAGAGCCGACTACTACTTCAACCACTACAGGTGAAACAACAACAACCACTACTACAACTGAAGAACCGACTACATCTTCAACTACTACAACAACCAAAGAAGATTCAACAACGACAACTACGACAGGCGAAACAACGACAACAACTACTACAAGCGAAGAACCGACTACTAAAGTGACGACTACTCCAACCCCAACTCCATCATCTTCAACAACTGAAGGTACCGGCGACGGCAAAGGTAAAGGTCGTAAGAAAGTTCTCCCAAGTACAGGTGAAGTCGCAGCTACTGGATTCATTGTCCTAGGAGCAGTGGTTCTATCAGGCGCTATCTTATTGAAACGTAAACTTTCAAATCAATAA
- the asnA gene encoding aspartate--ammonia ligase, with the protein MKKSFIHQQEEISFVKTTFTQYLKDKLEVVEVQGPILSKVGDGMQDNLSGVEHPVSVKVLQIPNETYEVVHSLAKWKRHTLARFGFGEGEGLFVHMKALRPDEDSLDATHSVYVDQWDWEKVIPNGSRNLAYLKETVEKIYKAIRLTELAVEARYDIESILPKQITFIHTEELVERYPDLTPKERENAITKEYGAVFLIGIGGVLSDGKPHDGRAPDYDDWTTETENGYKGLNGDILVWNDNLGAAFELSSMGIRVDEDTLKRQIAITGDQDRLELEWHRALLNGLFPLTIGGGIGQSRMAMFLLRKKHIGEVQTSVWPQEVREQYENIL; encoded by the coding sequence ATGAAGAAGAGTTTTATTCACCAGCAAGAAGAAATTTCATTCGTGAAAACAACATTTACCCAGTATTTGAAAGATAAGCTAGAAGTTGTCGAAGTTCAAGGACCTATCTTGAGCAAGGTAGGAGATGGAATGCAGGATAACCTATCAGGTGTAGAACATCCAGTTTCCGTTAAAGTCTTACAAATTCCTAATGAAACCTATGAAGTCGTTCATTCCCTAGCGAAATGGAAACGTCATACCTTGGCGCGGTTTGGCTTTGGGGAAGGGGAAGGTCTCTTCGTCCATATGAAGGCCCTTCGTCCGGATGAGGATTCGTTGGATGCGACCCACTCAGTTTATGTCGATCAGTGGGACTGGGAGAAGGTCATTCCTAACGGCAGCCGAAACCTTGCTTACTTGAAAGAAACGGTTGAAAAAATCTATAAGGCGATTCGTTTGACGGAGTTGGCAGTTGAAGCTCGCTATGATATTGAGTCTATCTTGCCGAAACAAATCACCTTTATCCACACAGAAGAGTTGGTAGAGCGTTACCCTGACTTGACGCCGAAAGAACGGGAAAATGCCATCACTAAAGAATATGGAGCCGTCTTTTTGATTGGGATTGGTGGCGTCTTATCAGATGGCAAACCGCATGATGGACGGGCGCCGGACTATGATGACTGGACGACAGAAACAGAAAATGGCTACAAGGGCTTAAACGGGGATATCCTTGTTTGGAATGATAACCTAGGGGCGGCATTCGAATTATCTTCTATGGGGATTCGGGTTGATGAAGACACCCTCAAGCGCCAGATTGCTATTACAGGAGATCAAGATCGTTTAGAATTGGAATGGCACCGTGCGCTCTTGAATGGCCTCTTTCCACTAACTATCGGAGGAGGGATCGGTCAATCGCGGATGGCCATGTTCTTGCTTCGTAAGAAACATATCGGAGAAGTCCAAACCAGTGTTTGGCCGCAGGAAGTTCGCGAACAATATGAAAATATCTTATAA
- the hisS gene encoding histidine--tRNA ligase, with amino-acid sequence MKLQKPKGTQDILPQESAKWQYVEGFARETFKKYNYAEIRTPIFEHYEVISRSVGDTTDIVTKEMYDFYDKGDRHITLRPEGTAPVVRSYVENKLFAPEVQKPSKVYYIGPMFRYERPQAGRLRQFHQIGVECFGSSNPATDVETIAMADHFFKEIGIENVVLHLNTLGSTASRTAYRQALIDYLLPMKDQLSKDSQRRLEENPLRVLDSKEKEDKQAVENAPSILDYLDEESQAHFDAVRAMLDGLGIDYVIDTNMVRGLDYYNHTIFEFVTKVDGNELTVCAGGRYDGLVEYFGGPATPGFGFGMGLERLLLILDKQGVELPVEASLDVYVAVLGSEAEVAALELVQALRRQGFIAERDYLGRKLKAQFKSADVFGAKTIIALGGSEVESGQITVKNNQTRQEVTTSIEDVKNDFQTILNQL; translated from the coding sequence ATGAAATTACAAAAACCAAAAGGAACCCAAGATATCCTGCCACAGGAATCCGCTAAGTGGCAATATGTAGAAGGATTTGCTCGCGAAACCTTTAAAAAATACAATTACGCAGAGATTCGCACACCTATTTTTGAACATTACGAGGTCATTAGTCGTTCGGTAGGGGATACAACGGATATTGTGACCAAGGAGATGTACGACTTCTATGATAAGGGTGATCGTCATATCACGTTGCGTCCAGAAGGGACAGCACCGGTGGTCCGCTCCTATGTTGAAAATAAACTCTTTGCACCAGAGGTTCAAAAGCCAAGCAAGGTCTATTATATCGGCCCTATGTTCCGCTATGAGCGTCCTCAGGCTGGCCGTTTGCGTCAATTCCACCAGATTGGAGTAGAGTGTTTTGGTTCTAGCAATCCTGCAACGGACGTCGAGACGATTGCCATGGCTGACCACTTCTTCAAAGAGATCGGGATTGAAAATGTTGTCCTCCACTTGAATACCCTTGGTAGCACAGCCAGTCGGACGGCTTATCGTCAAGCTTTGATTGACTACCTCCTTCCAATGAAGGACCAACTTTCAAAGGATAGCCAACGTCGTTTAGAGGAAAATCCGCTCCGCGTTTTGGATTCAAAAGAAAAAGAAGACAAACAAGCGGTTGAGAATGCTCCATCTATTCTGGACTACTTGGACGAAGAAAGCCAGGCACACTTTGATGCTGTCCGGGCTATGCTAGACGGTCTAGGAATTGACTATGTCATCGACACCAACATGGTTCGTGGCCTAGACTATTACAACCACACCATTTTCGAATTCGTGACAAAAGTCGATGGAAATGAATTGACTGTTTGTGCGGGAGGTCGTTACGATGGCTTGGTAGAATATTTTGGTGGGCCAGCAACTCCAGGATTCGGTTTCGGGATGGGACTGGAACGTCTCTTGTTGATCCTCGATAAACAAGGAGTTGAACTTCCTGTTGAGGCATCGTTGGATGTCTATGTGGCTGTTCTGGGTTCAGAAGCAGAAGTAGCCGCCTTGGAATTGGTTCAAGCTCTTCGTCGTCAAGGCTTTATCGCAGAACGTGATTACCTAGGACGTAAGTTGAAGGCTCAGTTCAAGTCAGCTGACGTCTTTGGGGCAAAAACCATCATTGCCTTAGGTGGTAGCGAGGTTGAAAGTGGCCAAATCACCGTCAAAAATAACCAGACTCGTCAGGAAGTGACCACTTCCATCGAAGATGTAAAAAACGATTTTCAGACTATCTTGAATCAACTTTAA